Proteins found in one Helicobacter sp. NHP19-003 genomic segment:
- a CDS encoding Na+/H+ antiporter NhaC family protein: protein MGHSIYSLAVPFLVIFMVIFTQRVALSLFSGIVLGALLITDGSLISLLNYIYSKISAVFYTQSPSGFTPKLSSLCVFGFLITLGVLSQVIASSGAINSFVHWAKNYVKGARQAEGVALFAGLVIFIDDYFNALIVGQISRSLSDMHKSSRERLAYIIDSTSAPVCLLMPISSWGAYIVGVMQNEGSPLLKDSFALLLASIGSNYYAWFALFAVFLAIVWQINLPAMQKYQNVGVQDLQMPLKEGKSAPVHLLVVSIISLIISITALMFYTGYTHSQSKEILDILKHIDSAFSLFVGGLFSLGLCVFLARPYLPKNSFFGLCKKGFLSMAGAIWVLVLAWAVGPMIRDDLQTGVYLASLLQHFEGVFLLIPLLLFLISGFIAFTTGTSWGAFAIMLPIGAGMVSVVGGDIVLVLSAILSGSVYGDHASPISDTTILSATGAGCSVQSHFLTQLPYATLTAACAMLAFLVASLTLSKTIGFLVGLGLLAGLFYFLKTLFK, encoded by the coding sequence ATGGGTCATTCTATTTATAGTCTAGCTGTCCCCTTTCTTGTCATTTTTATGGTCATTTTCACCCAAAGAGTCGCCCTTTCGCTCTTTAGTGGGATCGTTCTAGGTGCGCTTTTGATCACCGATGGGAGTTTAATTTCACTGCTCAACTACATTTACTCTAAAATCAGCGCGGTGTTTTACACACAAAGCCCTAGTGGCTTTACGCCAAAGTTAAGCAGTTTATGCGTCTTTGGCTTTCTCATCACGCTAGGGGTATTGAGCCAAGTGATCGCCAGCTCAGGGGCGATCAATTCCTTCGTGCATTGGGCGAAAAACTATGTCAAGGGCGCAAGACAAGCTGAGGGCGTGGCGCTCTTTGCTGGGCTTGTGATTTTCATTGATGATTATTTTAATGCCCTCATTGTGGGGCAAATTAGCCGCTCTTTAAGCGATATGCATAAATCTAGCCGTGAGAGATTGGCCTATATCATCGACTCCACCTCCGCGCCCGTGTGCCTACTGATGCCCATCTCTAGCTGGGGGGCGTATATTGTGGGCGTGATGCAAAATGAAGGCTCGCCCTTGCTTAAAGACAGCTTTGCCCTGCTTTTAGCCAGCATTGGGAGCAATTACTATGCGTGGTTTGCGCTTTTCGCGGTGTTCTTAGCCATTGTGTGGCAAATCAATTTGCCCGCCATGCAAAAATACCAAAATGTGGGCGTGCAAGATTTGCAAATGCCTCTCAAAGAAGGCAAAAGTGCGCCCGTGCACTTACTCGTTGTCAGTATCATAAGTTTGATTATAAGCATCACCGCTTTAATGTTTTACACGGGCTATACCCATAGCCAAAGCAAAGAGATTTTAGACATTTTAAAGCACATAGACAGCGCGTTTTCGCTCTTTGTGGGGGGGTTGTTTTCTTTGGGGCTGTGTGTGTTCTTAGCCCGCCCTTATTTGCCCAAAAACTCTTTCTTTGGGCTATGCAAAAAAGGCTTTTTGAGCATGGCTGGGGCGATTTGGGTTTTGGTTTTGGCATGGGCGGTAGGCCCTATGATTAGGGATGATTTGCAAACGGGGGTGTATTTAGCCAGCCTCTTGCAGCACTTTGAAGGGGTGTTTTTACTCATCCCCTTATTGCTCTTTTTGATCTCAGGTTTCATCGCCTTCACCACGGGCACCAGCTGGGGGGCGTTTGCGATCATGCTCCCCATTGGGGCGGGGATGGTGAGCGTGGTTGGGGGAGACATTGTCTTGGTGCTCTCAGCGATTTTATCCGGCTCTGTCTATGGGGACCACGCCTCGCCCATATCCGACACCACGATTTTATCGGCCACGGGGGCGGGCTGCAGTGTGCAAAGCCACTTTTT
- a CDS encoding 3-hydroxybutyrate dehydrogenase, producing MVIVITGSASGIGLGVAQAFLQEGHQVVFSDLNQEALSQVAATTPSKNAIFIPCDVSSESACQNLIQESHKVFGSVDVLINNAGFQHVALLEDFPTEVFNKMLQVELVGPFMLTKCAFPLMKAQKFGRILNMASINGLVGFAGKAAYNSAKHGLLGLTKVCALEGALFNITANAICPGYVDTPLVRNQLADLAKTRQMSAQEALEKILYPLIPQKRLIAIEDIAKLALFLASDAAKSITGQPFVIDGGYLAQ from the coding sequence ATGGTCATTGTCATTACCGGGAGTGCCAGCGGGATTGGTCTAGGTGTGGCGCAAGCTTTTTTACAAGAAGGGCATCAAGTGGTTTTTTCTGACTTAAACCAAGAAGCCTTGAGCCAAGTCGCCGCCACCACGCCCTCTAAAAACGCGATCTTTATTCCCTGCGATGTGTCTAGTGAGTCTGCATGCCAAAACCTCATACAAGAGAGCCACAAGGTGTTTGGCTCTGTAGATGTACTCATCAACAACGCCGGCTTCCAACATGTTGCTTTGTTAGAAGACTTCCCTACAGAAGTTTTTAACAAAATGCTACAAGTAGAGTTGGTGGGGCCTTTTATGCTCACCAAATGCGCTTTTCCCCTAATGAAAGCGCAAAAATTCGGGCGCATTCTCAACATGGCCTCGATCAATGGCCTAGTGGGCTTTGCGGGCAAGGCTGCCTACAACAGCGCTAAACACGGACTCCTTGGACTGACCAAAGTTTGCGCTCTCGAGGGCGCGCTCTTTAACATCACGGCTAACGCTATTTGTCCGGGCTATGTTGACACGCCCTTAGTGCGCAACCAATTAGCCGACCTAGCTAAGACCCGTCAAATGAGTGCCCAAGAAGCCCTAGAAAAGATCCTCTATCCACTCATCCCTCAAAAGCGTTTGATCGCCATTGAAGACATCGCCAAGCTTGCCCTCTTTTTAGCAAGCGATGCGGCTAAGAGCATCACGGGCCAGCCCTTTGTGATCGATGGCGGCTACCTAGCACAATAA
- a CDS encoding ABC transporter permease, producing the protein MDLQARRLRAFKANKRAFWALVVFVVLFVLSLGAELWVNDKPLFIYKDHKAYFPIFKDYPESAFGGDFYTSADYTDPYVKNHLLKNAFVIWPLIPYSYDTIIMDLKSPAPTPPSLKHLLGTDDQARDVLARLVYGYRISILFGLILSVFSVGLGVAIGALQGYYGGLIDLLGQRCIEIWSAIPMLFLLIILSNLFTPNFWWLLGLVLAFSWMGLAQVVRTEFLRGRNMDYVKASYALGVSDARVIFYHILPNALVATITYLPFVMAGSIGTLVSLDFLGFGMPVGSASLGELLNQGKNNLYAPHLALVGFFATALLLSILVFIGEGVRDAFSATSVK; encoded by the coding sequence TTGGATTTACAAGCACGGCGTTTAAGGGCGTTTAAAGCGAATAAACGGGCGTTTTGGGCATTGGTGGTCTTTGTGGTGTTGTTTGTGTTGTCCTTGGGGGCTGAACTTTGGGTGAATGACAAACCTCTGTTCATTTACAAAGACCATAAAGCCTACTTCCCCATTTTCAAGGACTACCCAGAGAGCGCCTTTGGGGGGGATTTTTACACAAGTGCGGACTACACCGACCCTTATGTCAAAAACCACCTCCTTAAAAATGCCTTTGTGATTTGGCCCTTAATCCCCTACTCTTACGACACCATCATCATGGACTTAAAAAGCCCTGCCCCCACGCCCCCGAGCCTAAAGCACCTTCTTGGCACGGATGATCAAGCCCGCGATGTGCTGGCGCGCTTAGTCTATGGCTACCGCATTTCTATTTTATTCGGGCTGATCTTAAGCGTCTTTAGTGTGGGGCTAGGCGTGGCAATCGGGGCCCTTCAGGGCTACTATGGGGGGCTCATAGACCTACTAGGACAGCGTTGTATTGAGATTTGGAGTGCTATTCCCATGCTCTTTTTACTCATTATCCTTTCTAATTTATTCACCCCTAATTTTTGGTGGCTCTTGGGGCTGGTGCTGGCGTTTTCTTGGATGGGGTTAGCGCAGGTGGTACGCACCGAGTTTTTAAGGGGACGCAACATGGACTATGTCAAGGCTTCTTACGCCTTAGGCGTGAGCGATGCACGGGTGATTTTCTATCACATTTTGCCTAACGCCCTAGTCGCCACCATCACCTACTTGCCCTTTGTGATGGCGGGCAGTATCGGCACTTTGGTAAGCCTAGATTTTCTAGGCTTTGGCATGCCCGTAGGCTCTGCCAGCCTAGGCGAGCTTTTGAATCAGGGCAAGAACAATCTTTACGCCCCCCATTTAGCCTTAGTGGGCTTTTTTGCCACCGCTTTGCTTTTATCTATCTTGGTCTTTATCGGGGAGGGGGTGAGAGATGCCTTCAGCGCCACAAGTGTTAAATAA
- the lepA gene encoding translation elongation factor 4, whose product MQEHIRNFSIIAHIDHGKSTLADCLIQACKALSVREMTSQVLDTMDIEKERGITIKAQSVRLTYRYKGQEYILNLIDTPGHVDFSYEVSRSLCACEGALLVVDATQGVQAQTIANVYIALDNHLEILPVLNKIDLPNAEIEAVKEDIEDTIGLDCTEANCVSAKTQLGINELLETIITKIPPPTGVKEAPTKALIYDSWFDNYLGALALVRLKEGRLQVNQEVLVMGSAKTHQVLGLYYPNPLHKIPTDSIECGEIGIVSLGSKNLTDIAVGDTITDAKTPTAAPIEGFKPAKPFVFAGLYPIESDQFEELREALLKLQLNDSSLQFEPESSVALGFGFRVGFLGLLHMEVIKERLEREFNLNLIATAPTVVYEVHLTDGQIVAVQNPSQLPPESTIESIYEPYVKASIISPSEYLGNLLSLLSNRRGVQEKMEYLNQNRVMLTYDLPSNEIVMDFYDKLKSCTKGYASFDYEPIGYKEGQLVKLDIRVANEVVDALSIIVDRSKAYEKGKALAETMKTLIPRQLFEVAIQASIGNKIIARETVKSVGKNVTAKCYGGDITRKRKLLEKQKEGKKRMKAIGKVHLPQEAFLAILKVD is encoded by the coding sequence ATGCAAGAGCATATCCGCAATTTCTCCATCATCGCCCACATCGATCATGGCAAAAGCACGCTCGCCGATTGCTTGATCCAAGCCTGCAAGGCGTTAAGTGTGCGTGAAATGACCAGCCAAGTCCTAGACACCATGGACATTGAAAAAGAGCGCGGAATCACCATTAAAGCGCAATCTGTGCGCCTGACCTACCGCTACAAGGGGCAGGAGTACATTTTAAATCTCATAGACACCCCCGGGCATGTGGATTTTAGCTACGAGGTGTCCCGCTCGCTATGCGCTTGCGAGGGGGCGTTGTTGGTCGTGGATGCCACCCAGGGCGTGCAGGCCCAAACGATCGCCAATGTCTACATCGCCCTAGACAACCACTTAGAAATTTTGCCCGTGTTGAATAAAATTGACCTGCCAAACGCTGAGATAGAGGCGGTGAAAGAGGACATTGAGGACACCATAGGTCTAGATTGCACGGAGGCTAATTGTGTGAGTGCCAAGACACAGCTAGGCATCAATGAGCTCTTAGAGACCATCATCACCAAAATCCCCCCCCCAACAGGCGTAAAAGAAGCCCCCACAAAGGCTTTAATTTACGACTCTTGGTTTGACAACTACTTAGGGGCTTTGGCGTTGGTGCGCCTAAAAGAAGGGCGTTTGCAAGTCAATCAAGAGGTCTTGGTGATGGGGAGCGCAAAAACCCACCAAGTGCTCGGCCTTTACTACCCAAACCCTTTGCACAAAATCCCCACCGACTCGATTGAATGCGGTGAGATCGGCATTGTGTCTTTGGGCTCTAAAAACCTCACCGACATCGCCGTGGGCGACACCATCACCGATGCTAAAACCCCCACAGCCGCGCCCATAGAGGGCTTTAAACCGGCTAAACCCTTTGTCTTTGCCGGGCTTTACCCCATAGAAAGCGACCAATTTGAGGAATTACGCGAGGCTTTATTAAAACTCCAGCTCAACGACTCGTCCTTGCAGTTTGAGCCTGAAAGCAGCGTGGCGCTAGGTTTTGGCTTTCGGGTGGGCTTTTTAGGCTTGCTGCACATGGAGGTCATTAAAGAGCGCCTAGAAAGGGAGTTTAATTTAAATCTCATTGCCACCGCCCCCACGGTGGTCTATGAGGTGCATTTGACAGACGGGCAGATTGTCGCCGTGCAAAACCCCAGCCAACTGCCCCCTGAGAGCACGATTGAGAGCATTTACGAGCCCTATGTGAAAGCGAGCATCATCTCCCCTAGCGAGTATCTAGGCAATCTTTTAAGCTTGCTAAGCAACAGACGGGGGGTGCAAGAGAAAATGGAGTATCTCAACCAAAACCGCGTGATGCTCACCTACGATTTGCCCAGCAACGAAATTGTGATGGACTTTTACGACAAGCTCAAATCTTGCACAAAGGGCTATGCCAGCTTTGACTACGAGCCCATCGGCTACAAAGAGGGGCAATTGGTCAAGCTAGACATAAGGGTGGCTAATGAAGTCGTGGATGCGCTCTCCATCATTGTGGATCGCTCTAAAGCCTATGAAAAGGGCAAAGCTTTGGCCGAAACGATGAAAACCTTGATCCCGCGCCAACTCTTTGAAGTGGCGATTCAAGCGAGCATCGGTAATAAAATCATCGCCAGAGAAACGGTCAAATCGGTCGGCAAGAATGTTACTGCCAAGTGCTACGGGGGCGACATCACCAGAAAACGCAAACTCTTAGAAAAACAAAAAGAGGGCAAAAAGCGCATGAAAGCCATTGGCAAAGTCCACCTACCCCAAGAGGCGTTTTTGGCGATCTTGAAGGTAGATTAA
- a CDS encoding dipeptide ABC transporter ATP-binding protein → MPSAPQVLNNPLLRLENLNARVGADFLLKDIHLSVGVGQRVALVGESGSGKSSLASLILRLSPSIAPISGQISFKGQDLLRLSGGAMRALRGQHIGYIAQEPLSALNPLHKIQKQILEALYLHAKPSKQEAHERLEAVMAQVGLPMDLCQRYPYELSGGQNQRAALAMALINRPKLLICDEPTTALDAQVQLQILELLKSLSVQHQMALLFISHDLGAVGLLADTIYVLQQGQICEHNTTKELFNAPKHPYTQMLLQARQLQKKHTKALDPLTLSVQDFRVFYTKSKFFKKDIFEAIRGVNFNLRKQETLGIIGQSGSGKSSLAMGLLKLAQSQGVQVLMGQNVGGLSRQSFKPYRKSLQMVFQNPFASLNPRWSVQEILLEAFVGAGLKGDIAQVKESLEAVGLEAKHLHYYPFELSGGQRQRVAIARAILTRPQVVVMDEPTSALDKSLQKVVLALLLELQEKLQLSYVFISHDLDVIECMCDRVLVVHKGAVVESGKVAEVFSHPKHPYTKELLETRL, encoded by the coding sequence ATGCCTTCAGCGCCACAAGTGTTAAATAACCCCCTACTCCGTCTTGAGAATTTAAACGCCCGTGTGGGGGCGGATTTCTTGCTTAAGGACATTCATCTAAGCGTGGGCGTGGGGCAAAGAGTGGCTTTAGTGGGCGAATCGGGCAGTGGCAAAAGCTCACTAGCTAGCCTCATTTTACGCCTAAGCCCGAGCATTGCGCCCATCAGCGGACAAATTTCCTTTAAGGGGCAGGATTTATTGCGTTTAAGCGGGGGGGCAATGCGGGCTTTGAGGGGGCAACACATCGGCTACATCGCCCAAGAGCCCCTAAGCGCGCTAAACCCCTTGCATAAAATCCAAAAGCAGATTTTAGAGGCTTTGTATTTGCACGCCAAGCCCAGCAAGCAAGAGGCACACGAACGCCTAGAGGCGGTTATGGCACAAGTGGGCTTGCCGATGGATTTGTGCCAAAGGTATCCTTATGAGCTCAGTGGCGGGCAGAACCAACGGGCGGCTTTAGCGATGGCGTTAATCAACCGCCCCAAGCTGTTGATTTGCGATGAGCCCACCACTGCCCTAGACGCACAGGTGCAATTACAGATTTTAGAATTGCTGAAGAGTTTAAGCGTGCAACACCAAATGGCGTTGTTGTTCATCAGCCACGATTTGGGGGCGGTGGGCTTGCTTGCCGACACAATCTATGTCTTGCAACAGGGGCAAATTTGCGAGCACAACACCACCAAAGAACTCTTTAACGCCCCCAAGCATCCTTATACGCAAATGCTCTTGCAGGCGAGGCAGTTGCAAAAAAAGCACACCAAAGCCCTAGATCCGCTCACTTTAAGCGTCCAAGATTTCAGGGTGTTTTACACCAAGTCCAAATTCTTTAAAAAAGACATTTTTGAGGCGATTAGGGGCGTAAATTTTAATTTACGCAAACAAGAAACGCTAGGCATTATCGGGCAGAGTGGGAGCGGGAAGAGCTCTTTGGCGATGGGCTTGTTGAAATTAGCCCAAAGTCAAGGCGTGCAGGTGTTGATGGGGCAGAATGTGGGGGGCTTAAGCCGCCAAAGTTTCAAGCCCTATCGCAAATCCTTACAAATGGTCTTCCAAAACCCCTTTGCTTCGCTCAACCCCCGCTGGAGCGTGCAAGAGATTTTATTAGAGGCGTTTGTGGGCGCAGGGCTTAAGGGAGACATCGCGCAGGTTAAAGAGAGTTTAGAGGCGGTGGGGTTGGAGGCAAAGCATTTGCATTACTACCCCTTTGAGCTGAGCGGAGGGCAGCGCCAAAGGGTCGCCATTGCAAGGGCGATCCTCACCCGTCCGCAAGTGGTGGTGATGGACGAGCCCACTTCGGCATTAGACAAGAGCCTACAAAAGGTCGTGCTTGCCTTGCTTTTAGAATTGCAAGAAAAGTTGCAACTAAGCTATGTGTTTATCAGCCACGATTTAGATGTCATTGAGTGCATGTGCGATCGTGTCTTGGTGGTGCATAAGGGGGCGGTGGTGGAGAGCGGCAAAGTGGCTGAGGTCTTTTCTCACCCCAAGCACCCTTACACCAAAGAGCTTTTAGAAACAAGGCTTTAA
- the fliL gene encoding flagellar basal body-associated protein FliL, producing MADEAKEQPKKNRALLLVIAGTIVVMIVLMGVIAILLLNKNSEKDGAKGGIVNDKMRQMRESSKLNDNRGQSDLMVRSSDYLSLGPLFPIETPFVVNLITQNGRRYLKTSITLELSDAKLLAEVKTKETAIKDTIIEILSSKSIEEISTLKGKNKLKEEVRNNINSFLIDGYVKNVFFTDFVIQ from the coding sequence ATGGCAGATGAAGCCAAAGAGCAACCTAAGAAGAATCGAGCCCTTTTGTTGGTGATCGCAGGTACGATCGTGGTGATGATTGTGTTGATGGGGGTGATCGCCATTTTGTTGCTGAATAAAAACAGCGAAAAAGACGGAGCGAAAGGGGGCATTGTGAACGACAAAATGCGCCAAATGAGAGAAAGCTCCAAGCTCAACGACAATAGAGGGCAGTCTGATTTGATGGTGCGCTCTTCAGATTATTTATCTTTAGGGCCACTCTTTCCCATAGAAACCCCCTTTGTGGTGAATTTGATCACCCAAAACGGGCGGCGTTACTTAAAAACAAGCATCACTTTGGAGCTGAGTGATGCAAAATTGCTAGCAGAGGTCAAAACCAAAGAAACGGCGATCAAAGACACCATTATAGAAATCTTGTCCTCTAAATCCATTGAAGAGATCAGCACCCTAAAGGGCAAAAACAAGCTCAAAGAAGAAGTCCGCAACAACATCAACAGCTTTCTCATTGACGGCTATGTGAAAAATGTCTTTTTCACAGACTTTGTGATTCAATGA
- a CDS encoding DUF262 domain-containing protein, with amino-acid sequence MQHIIDGQQRTTTLILLLKAFYNKAYKDKSKKQATQWACSNLVCGIGTTLVASPITKNAPKQSSGD; translated from the coding sequence GTGCAACACATCATAGACGGACAACAGCGCACCACCACGCTGATTTTGTTGCTAAAAGCCTTTTACAACAAGGCTTACAAGGACAAGAGCAAAAAACAAGCGACCCAGTGGGCGTGCTCGAATCTTGTCTGTGGGATAGGGACGACATTAGTGGCAAGCCCGATTACAAAAAACGCACCTAAGCAGTCAAGTGGCGACTGA
- the rsmD gene encoding 16S rRNA (guanine(966)-N(2))-methyltransferase RsmD: protein MPPSLKILGGACKGLTLQMPAKTTTRPTKAIVKESLFNVLQGSILQSTFVEGFGGSGSMGLESLSRGAHEVLIFEKDKEAFQILQKNARALKERMPTARLRTIQADLFSALAGHLEGLEPRGLVVLYLDPPFLEGIYERCWAFVASLKGLERFLQHGFLLVFEHLSGACMPNVASFSIIKAKKCGRTTLSYYLYTKE from the coding sequence ATGCCCCCTAGTTTAAAGATTTTGGGCGGAGCGTGCAAGGGACTAACTTTGCAAATGCCCGCCAAAACCACCACCCGCCCCACAAAGGCGATCGTCAAAGAATCCCTCTTTAATGTCTTACAAGGTTCGATTTTGCAGAGTACTTTTGTTGAAGGCTTTGGGGGGAGCGGGTCGATGGGCTTGGAGTCTTTGAGCCGTGGGGCTCATGAGGTGTTGATCTTTGAAAAAGATAAAGAAGCCTTCCAAATCTTACAAAAAAACGCCAGAGCTTTAAAAGAGCGCATGCCCACAGCCCGCCTAAGAACTATCCAAGCGGATCTATTCAGCGCCCTAGCAGGGCATTTAGAAGGGTTAGAGCCGAGGGGTTTGGTGGTGTTGTATTTAGACCCCCCGTTTTTGGAGGGCATTTATGAAAGGTGCTGGGCATTCGTGGCAAGTTTAAAGGGTTTGGAGCGGTTTTTGCAACACGGCTTTTTATTGGTGTTTGAGCATTTAAGTGGGGCGTGTATGCCAAATGTGGCAAGCTTTAGTATAATCAAAGCTAAGAAATGTGGCAGGACGACTTTAAGTTACTATCTTTACACAAAGGAATGA
- the acpS gene encoding holo-ACP synthase has product MIGLDIVAIERIACSVRRFQQRFLNRFLSPQEQALFNKPASLAGAWACKEACAKALGVGIGSQLSFLDIRLAKSALGAPLLSLSVDKQREFNIHSLHASITHDGGFAAAVVFVQFQAQTPPFFTKTQKALD; this is encoded by the coding sequence ATGATCGGGCTTGACATTGTCGCTATCGAGCGCATAGCGTGCAGTGTCCGCCGATTCCAACAACGATTTTTAAACCGCTTTTTATCTCCACAAGAACAAGCCCTTTTTAACAAGCCCGCTAGCCTCGCCGGGGCATGGGCGTGTAAAGAAGCCTGCGCCAAGGCGTTGGGCGTGGGCATTGGATCACAGCTTAGCTTTTTAGATATAAGGCTTGCCAAGAGCGCATTGGGCGCGCCCTTATTAAGCCTTAGTGTGGACAAGCAAAGAGAATTTAACATCCACAGCTTGCACGCCAGCATCACGCACGATGGGGGGTTTGCCGCCGCTGTGGTGTTTGTGCAATTTCAGGCCCAAACCCCTCCCTTTTTCACCAAAACCCAAAAAGCCCTAGATTAA